The sequence AGGATTATTTCACTACAACAATTACTACAcaaatattaaatattcaaaaagttaTTCTAgattaaaaatatacaaaaaatattgtaaataacaacaaaataGTACGTATCATTCACCATTTTGAAGAACCGGCTCCCTCTGGGGATTCCGTTCTGTCAAGGTGATACTCATGGTTTGATAAAAAAACAATTTAAATCGAAAAATGATACtacctccgtctcattttatgtgtcgttatttgaccgaacacaaaatttaagaaataagtgatgactCTGTCAAGTTTACAAAATTATcccttttaaagttattttaatgtttactttttttgttgactttttttatTAAGTAGAACCCACTAAAGATAAAATGAGAATGATGCCATTAAATATTTACTTCAAATAAGGAAAAACGATATTCTTTTTGGGatggataaaaaaaaaatgatgacatATAAAATGGGACAGAAGGAgtatcaattaattaaatatactagttttttgtgtttgatttaatttgattttaaatttaaaaaattgatattattttgattttatttaattaaaaataaatcaaagaaaaaaagaaccaaacaaacaaattatatatgttttgaaagaaaaaaaaatgatttggtTGCGACTTGCGAAGAATTATGAGTAGCCATTATTTTAGTACTCGGTACATGAATGTGGAAGGTCCATCATTATCTCCATTAACATATGTGAAATTTTACTTTCAGCGTACTGGTGATAACAaccatattaaatattaataGTGCTGACGATGAGGCGCATAATATATTATTCTTTCTATATAAAATagcaatatatataatatattaaatcttCACACCATAGTATATCCTAAGTGAGTTACTGACAGTACATAATAAGTGttttttttaaatctgttttCCATGATAACGAAGCaaataaatcaattaaaagaaaataggagaaacaactttttttttttttttttttttttcagagaaagagagagaaattaAATTTCCATGATAATTAATGAACTAAGTTGAAAGTGATCATATATGTGAATTCAAGTTCAAATACTAAGAGATGCGAAAAAATACTACTAATTGATTTATTCTCATAATTTACACATTGATGGACAAAATTATTCAATACGTATTCTGATAAAAAGGAGGTGACAGACCCTATGAAATTAGTCGATCCCGCAAATTAGCTCAACCGCCATAACTATGGCACAAGCTTCGTCTAATTAATCCAACAATAATTGAGTTTGGGGGTGAGAAATGAGCTGTTAACAGAATTAAGTTGGTTGTTACAATAGTGATTGAATgctgttaattgaccaattttgcGCCAATTTTCGATTTGCGCGAGGCCACTCTTAATTATGACTCCTATCTCTACGTttaattttacttattacatttgcttctaatggagagTCGGACGGCATGAACTCTAAAAAcgttttaaaatgtattttttcacCATATTAATATGAGAACGATTGCAAATAgtgatatttttttcatatggttttctaacatataaatttttataataagatatttaattaatctaattTGATTTAGCTTAATTAGAAGATtagttaaatcatctcttgtGAAAAAAAATGTGACTAGTAAAACAGAATAGAAGAAATAACTCTTTATAAGCGCCAAAAAAGGAAATCCaatataagaaaaagtaaaaaagtttTCCTTATCAGACTTTTGTCGATCACATGAGATAAAGCCACTACTGGTGGAAAATGAaccatatatatgtgtgtatttgtAATTCGTGTTTGGTATATATTCACATTAGAGCCTCACATAGGAAAGTATCACATTGAGGTATAAACTATAAAGAGCTACCTAACAAATGTGACTGTGTAATTTATCAGGGGTAAATTAGTTGAATCTGTGCCCAGTCAAGTACTGAAATTTACCATTGGATTTTCTCAAACATGCAGTTTTTTTATTACTCCCACCGTCTCAATTTATGGGacatactttcctttttagtttattttaaaaagaatttcatattttcttttatgataacTATTTAATGGTACAATTTTCATTTTGTCCTCGTTGAGTCTCATTTAATAGGAAAAGTCAATCAAAATGTAACAATAAAGTGTCTTTAATAAGGGTATATTAGTAAACATAATAaagtcttcttttattttttaaatgtcgTATTCGGTTAAATTATGCTATATAAATTGAGACGGAGGAAGTACATTTTTTTCCAAGATTTTTTCAGATATTTGCACTATGAAgctttaatataaaaaatttgaaaaaacaaataatgTGACTATTTTGtctaaatgattaagatgttaaaattatcaaattttatttattctcaACATGAACCCTCTACGCAAGCCTTCTtatttaaaaagttttttcaacAATACATGACTTTAAGAACCAAATACAGCGTGACATGATATATCATCTAAAAGTTTAAATTCTCACAATTTTCGCCCTGGCCACACATAACCCAAACGAACATACCAAGAAAAATCTTGCAAGCGAAAAGCAGTCCTTATTAATAACCAAGAGGGCTCTTCATTTATTTACCTTCACCACAAACACAAAGAGAAAAACATACTCCTACACAGTGATCAATATGGCTGAAGTAGTACTGTACGTTTATGACATGACCAAAAGCGGCCACGGCCACGACGCCCACAACTTCAGCATAGTTCAAATGAACAAGCTCCTCAAAGACGGTGTCAATTTCGGGGGCATCTTCCACACTGCTGTCCAAATCTACGGCAACGATGAATGGGCTTACGGCTATCGCAGCAAGGGGACCGGCGTCTTCAACTGCCCAGCTGGCAAAAACCCCAGCTACACCCTTCGCGAGAAAATTATACTAGGTAGAACAGAGTGTTCCCCTtccaaagtcaataaaatgtTGAAGGAGCTTAGTGACTCATGGCCAGGGAACAAGTACAACATCGTGTCAAGAAACTCGAAGCATTTCAGCAACGAGTTGTTGGAGAGACTGGGAGTACCTAAGCTGCCGAgttgggtgaatagagtaacaaATATAGCAGATGCTGCAAAGGGAGCAGCGGGGACTCTGATTAAAGCCAAAGACGAAGCATTAAAGCGTGTGTTGAATCCTATTGATTTCGCTTTCGGAAGTGGATCGAAGAAATCGACTAGTGCTAAATCAGTGAAAGCTACTCCTTCTGAGTTTAAT comes from Capsicum annuum cultivar UCD-10X-F1 chromosome 2, UCD10Xv1.1, whole genome shotgun sequence and encodes:
- the LOC107859725 gene encoding deubiquitinase DESI2-like, which translates into the protein MAEVVLYVYDMTKSGHGHDAHNFSIVQMNKLLKDGVNFGGIFHTAVQIYGNDEWAYGYRSKGTGVFNCPAGKNPSYTLREKIILGRTECSPSKVNKMLKELSDSWPGNKYNIVSRNSKHFSNELLERLGVPKLPSWVNRVTNIADAAKGAAGTLIKAKDEALKRVLNPIDFAFGSGSKKSTSAKSVKATPSEFNINISFFTENFKVSAPDIHNEEDNIGPVVQAIEEGPNDVIPIVEEPADDDDDDDEPVIHKDEGSSSTVIDKPVPMHA